Below is a genomic region from Mucilaginibacter auburnensis.
TAACCTGCAGCTTATTTTATAACCAAAGCAAGGCACCCCTTGAGAATTATGCGGCAAAGGTATTTTTTTTATTTCGCATTTGCGATGTTTGATTTCAGATTTATGTTAGAGCAATCACAACAGCATTGTTAAAGCATACGTTTTAACGCTGCCTTAACATCTTCTCTGTTTTGCCGCGAGATAGGTATTTTAGCATTATCGTCCATTAAAAGTGTGCCGCCGTCTTCTTTAAGCAAGCTTTTTACAAATTCGATATTTACCAGGTGTGACTGATGAGCCCGTATAAATCCATATTGTTTCAATAGTTCAGCAAACTCTTTTAATGTTTTACATACCAATATTTGCTCTACACCAGTTGTAAAAATGGTTGTGTAATTATCAAATGCTTCGCAACGCACAATCTGATCTACCTTTATATACCGGATCTCCTTTAAAGTGGGAAGCGCAATTTTAGGCATCTCCTTTTGACCATGCTTAATGTTGGCAATTAAATTCTCAAGCTTTTTGTCTTTGTCTTTATTGTTGATTTTCTTTCCCGCTTTGATAACTGCGTTTTGTAGCTCTTGTATATTAATAGGCTTGAGTAAGTAATCAAGTGCGGAAAATTTTATTGCCTGAATACCGTATTGATCATATGCAGTGATAAATATTACTTCAAAATCAGGTTCATTAAAAGCTGTTAAAACGTCAAAGCCAGATCTTCGGGGCATTTGTATATCTAAAAACACTAAAGAGGGCTTATATTTTTTTATAAGATCAATACCATCATCAGCATTTTGCGCGGTAGCTAAAACTTTTACATTGGGGCAATGCGTTTGCAAAATGGTTTGCAGGTTTTGAATGTTATTAGGCTCATCATCAATTATGATACTATTTATTTCCATGGTAAACAGGCGTTAAAGCCAATCAGATAACAAAATTGTAATTTTTGTTCCATTAGCATCACTACCAATTTGTAATGTAATAGGCTGTTCTTTGTATAATTGGTTAAGTAAGGCTATACGCTCCCGGCTAATTTTTAACCCGAAACCGGTGGCAACGTTATTCTGTGTATTAAATCCACTACCGTTATCCGTAATCACAAGTAACAGATCATTCTGTTGCCTTGCTATGTTAATATCAATTTTTCCATTATGCAACTTATTACTAACGCCATGTTTAGCAGCATTTTCAATAAACGGCTGCATGAGCATAGCCGGCACCTCGGTATTGGCTATGTTTATATTCTCATCTACATTAACGTTGTAAGCAAAACCAAACCGAAGCTGCTCTATTTGTAGAGAATCTTCTATGATCTTCAATTCGTCTTCCAAACTAATCAATTCGGCGGTTGTAGCATTTAATACCTGCCGCGTAAGATCAGCAAATTTGGAAAGGTAGTGGTTTGCACCACTAGTGTCTTGCTGGTGCATAAGATTTTGTATAGATGTTAGCGCGTTAAACATAAAATGAGGATTAAGTTGGGCCCGTACTGATCCTAATTTTAAATTGGCAACTTCCTTCTGCCGTCTTAGTTTACGTAACCTGCGTTTGTTAAACATGTAGTAAATACCAAAAGCAAGCAGAGCAAGTAAGACATAAGGCACTATTTGTATAACAGAATAATATTTGTTGTAAACTGCCACAGAGTCTACCTTAAAAGTCACGCTCCTTTTCCTATTTTCATCTTTAGTACCAACCGGATAAACTAAAATTTTATAGCTGCCTGGTACTGCAAAATATTCATTAGAGAGACTGAATGTGTTTTCCCTTAAACCAATTCTTATACATGCGGTATCCGTTTTGCTATGATACTTACTACTGTTCATAACCCAGTAAATATCATAAGGAATAGTTTGATGATCTTTAAATGAAATGTTTACAGCTTCTAAAGCATCCGCACTTATATGGATAGGCGGCCTTAATCCAAGGTTTATGGTATTACTACCTTTTCCTTTTATATAACCGATTATACTGGTTATTTCCGGCTTTAAATGGTTGCGCCAATTAAGAACAACAGCATCTCTGACATTGTAATTTTTGGTGTTAACAATCTCTACAGTTATTTCTTTATTGGGAAAGTAAAATTTTCCTAAATAGCCATAGGCGTCCTTTGCACCATGCTTTTGCTCAAGTTTAGGAACTGTCCAAGGTATTATCACTGTGCTATCATTCTCAATCGCTCTAAAACGGTAGTCGCTCAGGTTACTTTCATTTACCCCCATAGCAACCACTTCAACACCCCCATTCTCACTACTCATCATATATCCTGTATAACTTTTAGATAAAGATAGTATGGTATATCTGGGGGGATAATTATCTTTCTTTTTTGTATAAACAACGCCTAATATAATTGGAGTTTTAGGTAACCATTTGCGTGTCGGATATTTAGGGTCGGGTTTGTATCCATGTGCGTAAACAGGCTCTCTCATTGATAAGCGTATATCATCAATACGACTTGCGGCAACACTTACCCAAACACTACTCAGACCCTCTAAGGGCAATTTATGATATCCGTCAAAAGTTACAACCTGACTTTCCTTTTCGGCAGTTTTGTAAACTACAGTAGTGGTAGATTGTGCAAATACGGTACAGGCAAATGTAATTAAGACTAAAATTAACGCTGATCGCTTCATGTTATAGGTGTTGAAAGTAATTATTAATGCCCAAACTTGCACTATTTGAAATGCCACAACAATCTACATTGAGTATACAACCTGTTTCATTGAGTATTTTTCATTGGCATTACCTCACCGCAAACCTTTCGCCTTAAAATACCTTTCAGCTTTCACCTCAAAACACTACTTTTGCAAACTTTACACAAAAACACTGCTATGCTACGTACACATACTTGCGGCGAATTAAATATCAGTCATTTAGGCCAGTTGGTTACTTTATGCGGATGGGTGCAAAAATCTCGCGATCTTGGCGGCACAACTTTTATTGATGTGCGCGATCGTTACGGTTTGACCCAATTGATATTCAACACCGATACTGATGCCACCCTGCGCGAAAAAAGCCGCGAACTGGGCCGCGAGTTTGTTATTAAAGTTAGTGGTACTGTTATTGAGCGTACCAACAAAAACACCAAGATACCTACTGGTGAAATTGAAATTGCCGTATCAGAACTTGAAGTGTTAAACGCAGCTAAAATTCCACCATTCTTAATTGAGGACGAAACAGATGGCGGCGAAGAGCTTAGGGCAAAATACCGTTATTTAGATCTGCGCCGTAACCCTATACGTAACAACCTGGTGCTTCGCCACAAAATGGCGCAGGAAGTGCGTAAATATTTAGACGGTTTGAACTTTATTGAGGTTGAAACGCCCGTGTTGATCAAATCAACCCCGGAAGGTGCGCGAGATTTTGTGGTGCCAAGCCGAATGAATGCAGGCGAATTTTACGCCCTGCCGCAGTCACCGCAAACTTTTAAGCAGTTGTTAATGGTGAGCGGTTTTGACCGTTATTTCCAGATAGTAAAGTGTTTCCGTGATGAGGATCTGCGTGCCGACCGCCAGCCGGAATTTACGCAGATAGACTGCGAGATGGCGTTCATTACGCAGGAAGACATACTGAATATATTTGAAGGATTGACCCGTCATTTGTTCAAAAATATTAAAGGCATTGAGTTTGACAACTTCCCGCGCATGCAATATGCTGACGCCATGCGTTTATATGGATCTGACAAACCTGACACCCGTTTCGGAATGCAGTTTGTTGAACTGAATGACCTTGTAAAAGGTAAAGGCTTAGGCATTTTTGATAACGCCGAACTGGTGGTAGGTATCAATGCTAAAGGTTGTGCAGAATATACCCGCAAGCAAATTGACGAGCTGACCGAGTGGTTAAAGCGCCCTCAGATTGGCGCTACCGGCATGATCTACTGCCGTTATAATACTGATGGCACTTTGAAGTCTTCAGTTGATAAATTCTATAACGAAGAAGAGCTTGCCAAGTGGGCTGCTGCGTTTGGCGCCGAACAAGGCGACCTGATGCTTTTGCTTGCCGGTAATGCTGATAAAGTACGCAAACAGTTGAATGAACTACGCTTAGAAATGGGTAACCGTTTAGGCTTGCGAGATAAAAATAAATTCTCGCCGTTATGGGTAGTTGACTTTCCGTTGTTGGAGTGGGATGAAGAAACTGAGCGCTACCACGCTATGCACCATCCATTTACTTCGCCAAAGCCGGAAGATATTGCTTTGTTAGATACAGCTCCCGGCGAAGTACGTGCAAATGCTTACGATTTGGTTATTAACGGCACAGAAATAGGTGGTGGTTCTATACGTATTCATGACCGCACTTTACAAGCCTTGATGTTTAAGCACTTAGGTTTTTCGCCAGAAGAAGCCCAAAAACAATTTGGCTTCTTGATGGACGCGTTTGAATATGGCGCTCCTCCGCATGGTGGTATAGCATTCGGTTTTGACAGGCTAACATCCATCTTTGCCGGTTTAGATTCTATTCGGGATGTAATTGCCTTCCCTAAAAACAACTCTGGCCGTGACGTAATGATTGATTCACCGTCAACCATTGCAGATGCGCAGTTAAATGAATTAAAAATTAAAACAGCGCTTTAACATTCTTTAACAGTATTAATAAAATAGTTAAGGTAATTTTGCGTTAAACTTGCGTTTGGCAAGTACCATAAATTGTATATGAAAAGATATTTACTGTTTTTCTGTGTCGCAATAGCTGCTATGTCAGCTTGTAAAAAATCTGATAAATTTGATGCGGCAGCACAGGCCAAGCTTGATGATGCGCAGATAGTTAAATATCTTGCCGATAGCAGCATTACTGCTACCAAAGATGAGTCGGGTTTATACTACCAAATAATCACACCCGGAGCTGCCGTGAAGCCAACTACCTCAAACGGTATTTTTATTACTTACGAAGGCAAGTTGATGACTAACGGAACTGTGTTTGACAGTAAAACAACGCCTTACTATTTCCCAAGCATGGATGGCCTTATTCAGGGCTGGCAAATTGGTGTTCCTAAAATTGGCAAGGGCGGTAGGATAAAACTTTTTATACCTTCTGGCTTAGCTTACAAAAATAATGACACCGGTTCTATTCCTGCCAATTCAGTTTTGATATTTGATATTACTCTGGTTAATTTCAATTAACTTTTCTGAACTCGTAAGGGTCTGACTCAACAAAGTCGGCTACCTTTACTCTTACGGCCACTACCCTCCCGTTTTCAATGGTAAAGGGGAATACCGTTTTACCATATATCGGATCAGAAAAGGTAGCGTAAAACCTTGCACCACCCAAGGGCTGCAGTTTCGCAAACATGCGGGGATGGTGTTCAAATCGCATTTCCAGATCATTGTTCTGACCACGAACTATCGTTACGTTTCCGTATACATTATTGTGGTATGTGCCTGTAAAACCGTTTACAGACGGCACTGGTTGTAAATTCAAGGCAACCGAGTCGCGCAGTTTCTTATCTGTTTGTAATTGAACCGCTTTTTCATTCTTTGAACGCGTTAAATATTGCTCACTGTAATTGCGGAAAGACCTTTTCAAAAACACATCCAACAGTTCCCATCTTAAGGCCTCATAAAGGTCGTTTTGGTCTGTGTTCGTAAGTATCACAATTCCCAAACGTTCATCGGGCACCAAAGTTACTGATGAAACGTAACCTGTAACACCGCCGTCATGCATCACCAGGTTATGCCCCGCGTAATCCTGCAGAAACCAGCCCAGACCATACAATTCATAATTGCTCTCGCCGGTTACATGTTTAACTCTTCCAACTATGTCTTGCGGAGTCCGTGTAGCAGCTATGGCAGTAGATGGTATAACCTGTCTTGGTCCAACCTTGCCATTGTTAAGCAGCGCCATAACCCATTTGCTCATATCATTTACAGATGATGAAATACTCATGGCCGGTGCCATGTTATCCAGTTGTCCATAAGGCACAGGTGTAAGGCGCTCATCATTCAAAGTATGGGCAACCGTGCGGTTCAATGATTTAGGCAACTCCGAAGTAAGAGCAATTGTATTACTCATACCTAACGGAGCAAAAATATTTTCCTTCAAATACGCTTCCCAAGTCTTGCCTGATACCCTCGGAATGATCTCACCTGCCATTAAAAATGCAGAATTGGTATACCCCCATTTCGTCCGGAAGGGATAAGATGTTTTCAGCAAGGCCATTTTTTCAATAACCTGAACGCGGTTAAGGTTACTGTTGTAAAAGGTAAAATCGCCTTGAAAGGTTTTTAGACCAAGCCTGTGGCAAAGCAGATCGCGCACGGTAGCCATTTCTGCCGCCGCCTTATCTTCTAACTTAAACCAGGGAAAGTATTTACTCACCTTGTCATCTAACGAAAGTTTATCAGCGTCAGCCAGCATAGCAGCTGCTGTCGCAGTAAAAGCCTTGGTATTACTGCCAATCATGAACAGCGTATTTTCATCCACCCCTTCATTAAGGCCCATCTCCTTAATGCCATAGCCCTTCATTAGCACCACCTGATTATCTTTTACCACGCACACCGCCATACCGGGAATACGCCAGTTGGTCATGGCCCGGTTAATGTACATGTCTAAACTATCTTTAATAAACAAACTTCTGTCTGCACGCTGACCAACGGCAACACTACCAAGCAATAACCAGCCGGCTAACAACAATATTCTTCTCATATAAATAACCGAGATAACAGGTTTATAATAGCTTAACGCTATTTCAGTTTATATTGATTTAATAACGGTTTAAAATATTAAATTTAACGCCAAAAGTAAGCATTAGCTTATTTAACATTAACTGAACTATTTATTCTCATGAAATTGTTGATAAAATTTTTATCGCCTCTTTTTGCGATTCTTTTATTAGGATACACAGCAAATGCCCAACGCTATTGGGCGCCAGATGGCTACCAGTACTATACCACTCAAAACGGCGAGATCGTATCTCTGGACGCGCGCGATGCTACTAAGAAAACCGTTCTTGCCAGCGTAGATCAACTTACACCACAGGGCGGTAAGGCTATTAACGTGCGCCGTTTTACCATTACTGCCGACGGCCAAAAGATCTTGATCAATACCAACACTAAACGCGTGTGGCGCCAGGACACCCGCGGCGATTACTGGTTATTTGACGCAGCCAACAAAACCTTAAAACAAATAGGCAAAGATAAGCCTGCGTCATCGCTGATGTTTGCCAAGCTATCGCCTGATGGCAGTAAGGTGGCTTATGTAAGCGGCAATAATATTTATGTTGAAGATGTTGCAGGTGGAACCGCAAAAGCGTTAACCACCGATGGAACCGATAGAATGATCAATGGCACATTTGACTGGGCTTATGAGGAAGAGTTTGATGCACGCGACGGCTTTCGCTGGTCGCCGGATAGCAAAACCATTGCTTACTGGCAGATAGATGCCCGCAAGATCAAAAACTACCTGATGCTGAACACAACTGATGCCACTTACCCTTTTGTAGTACCGGTTGAGTATCCTGTAGCCGGTGAAGATCCAAGCGCCTGCAAAATAGGTGTAGTTGACGTAACTACTGCCCAAACCAAATGGATGGATGTGCCGGGAGATAACGTGCAGCATTATATTCCGCGTATGGAGTGGACCACCAATGCAAATGAACTAATTTTGCTGCAATTGAACCGTCCGCAAAACGAAGAAAAGATTTTTATCTGTAATGCACAGACCGGTGCTGCCCGTTCCATCTATCAGGAAAAGAGCGATGCATGGGTTGATGTACGCGGTAACGCTGTTGGCTGGGATTGGGTAAAGCAGGGCAAAGCCTTTTTATTACTAACAGAAAAGGACGGCTGGAAACACATTTATCGCGTTGGCTTAGATGGTAAAGAAACTTTGCTAACTCCAGGCGATTACGACGTGATCAGCATTTCAAGAATTGATGAAAAGAACGGATTTATCTATTTTATCGCATCGCCGGACAATGCTACTCAGCGTTACCTGCACAGGGTAAAACTGACCGGCGGCCGTGCGGAGCGCCTGTCGCCTTATGCTTTGCCGGGCACCCATAGCTATGATATATCGCCAAATGGCAAAGTGGCCATACATTCGTTCCAAAACAGTTATACAGCAGCTGCAAGCGAAGTGATCAGTTTAACGGACCATAAGTATATTAGCGGTACCCAGATAAAACTGAACACAGCTGCTAAAAACAAGCCTGAGTTCTTCAAAGTGAAAACCGTTGATGGTATTGAGATGGACGGCTGGATGGTGAAGCCAACCAACTTTGACGCTTCTAAAAAATATCCTGTTGTATTTTACGTATACGGCGAGCCAGCTACCCAAACCACTGCCGATACTTACAGCGCAGGCAAAAATTCAAGGTATGCCGGCAGCATGGCGGATGATGGTTACATTTACATATCTGTTGACGGACGCGGATCACCGGCTCCTAAGGGTGCTAAATGGCGCAAAGCTATTTACCGAAACATAGGCATCATTAACATTCGCGACCAAGCTATGGCTGCTGCGGAAATATTGAAATGGCCTTTTGTTGACCCAACCCGGGTAGCGGTACATGGCTGGAGCGGTGGCGGTTCTTCAACCCTTAACCTGATGTTCCAGTATCCTGAAATATATAAAACCGGCATAGCGGTTGCAGCGGTTGACTATCAGCTAACTTATGATAACATCTACCAGGAGCGCTATATGGGCGTACCAACTAATGATGAGGGACGCTCCTATTTTATCAAAGGATCGCCGGTTACTTACGCCAAGAACCTGAAAGGCGACCTACTATATATTCATGGTACAGGCGACGATAATGTGCACTATAATAATGCCGAGTTGCTGATAAACGAGTTGGTTAAGTACAACAAACCATTCCAACTAATGTCATACCCTAACCGTTCGCATTCCATATCAGAAGGCGAGGGTACTACCAAGCATTTGCAAACCATATTCACCAAGTTTTTGAAAGAGCATTGCCCACCGGGAGGCAGATAGTAGGTAATTACTGCTGATAAAAGTTTATTAAATGAAAGGGGAAATGTAATATCTACATTTCCCTTTCATTTATCTGTCAATAGCTACACGATAAGTTGGGTCTTCCATAATATTAACATCTATAACCTCATCAGCATTTTTAAGGAGCGTAAGGCAATCTTCGCTTAAATGGCATAAGTGTAATTTCTTACCTGACTTTTTATATTTCTCTGTAAGTTTATTCAAAGCTTCAATAGCAGACATATCCGCAACACGGCTATCTTTAAAATCAATCATCACCTCAGCTGGATCATTTATCACGTCAAACTTGTCATTAAAGGCTGTAACTGAACCAAAAAACAGCGGACCAAATATTTCATAGTGCTTAACACCCTTATCATCAATATACTTCCTCGCCCTTATTCTTTTGGCACTTTCCCAAGCGAATACTAAAGCAGATATAATTACGCCTACGAGTACTGCTAAAGCTAAGTTATGCAAGCAGACGGTAATTAGCGCCACTAATACACCCACAAAAATGTCTTGCCTGGGCATTTTGTTGATGATACGGAAACTTGCCCATTCAAACGTGCTGATAGCAACCATTATCATTACACCTGTTAAAGCAGCCATAGGCACGCGCTCAATAACCGGTGCGCCAAAAAGTATAATTACAAGTATAGTTAAAGAGGCGACAATACCTGATAACCTGGCACGCGCACCTGCAGAAAGGTTAACCAATGTTTGCGCTATCATTGGGCAGCCTCCCATCCCGAAGAAAAAACCATTCAATATATTGGCACTGCCTTGAGCAACTGCTTCACGGTTGCTGTTGCCGCGGGTGCCGGTTATTTCATCAACCAAATTTAAGGTAAGCAAACCCTCTGTAAGGCCAACACCTGCCATAATGAGGGAGTATGGGAAAATTATGGTAAGCGTATCAAGTTTAAAAGGCACTGATGGAATATGAAACGGCGGAAAGCCGCCGCTTACAGTTGCAATGTCACCCACTGTTTTGGTATTTATGTTGAATACTAATACCATCACAAATACTACAACAATTGCAATTAACGACGGTGGTACAGCCTTTGTAAGTTTGGGTACACCTATAATAATGACTACCGTTAATGATACGAGTGCCGCCATCATATAAAGAGAGGAACCTGTAAGCCATACAACTTGCCCGCCAACAATTGTTTTAAACTGTTCCAGCTGCGCCATAAAAATAATTACCGCAAGGCCGTTTACAAACCCATACATAACTGGTTGAGGCACTAACCTGATAAACTTGCCCAGCTTAAATACGCCAACAAGTATTTGAAAAACTCCGGCTAACGCTACCGCTGCAAAAACGTATTCAATGCCGTGCGATTTCATTAATGCTATCAACACTACAACAGTTGCACCTGCACCACCTGAAACAAGCCCCGGCCTGCCGCCAAATATTGCTGTAACCAAACCCATAATAAAGGCAGCATACAGGCCGACTAATGGTGGCAAACCGGCAAGAATAGCGAAGGACAAGGACTCGGGCATCATGGTCATAGCCACAGTAAGTCCTGCTAAAATTTCATTTTTATAGTTGATCTCGACAGAAAAATCAAAAAGTTTGAACTTAGAAACTGATGTTGGTAGCATGTTTTTTGAACTGTATTGGCGGGAGATTCCTGAACATTATTGATCAGAATTTACGCGCTGACTGTATATAATGCGGGCGTAGCGTAATTACGCATAAGCAAAAAAGGCGAAAGGTAAATTTACCTTCCGCCTTTTTAAATAAGATTTCATAGCTTATGCTTCAGTGCCTTCAGCTTCGGCCATGTGCTCATCGATCAATATACGACCGCAATGCTCGCATACGATTATCTTTTTACGCTGACGGATATCAGATTGACGCTGTGGCGGAATCTGGTTAAAGCAACCTGAGCATGAATCACGCTGAATAGTTACTACAGCCAAACCGTTTTTAGCGTTTTTACGCAAACGGTTATAAGCGAATAACAAACGGTCATCAATGTTCGGGATAGCTTTTTCTGCCTGTGCATTCAATTCTGCTTCGTCTTTTTCTGTTTCGGCAGTAATGGTATCCAGCTCAGCTTTTTTAACGTCAAGGTCAGCTTTGCGCGATTCTAATTCAGCTAAAGCTTTCTCGTAAACCTGAGTTTTTGAAGTGATCTCGAAACCAAACTCACGGATCTTTTTCTCGCTTACCTGTATATCCAGACCTTGAATTTCAATTTCTTTTGAAATAGCATCGTACTCTCGGTTGTTTTTAACCTCGTTTAGTTGCGTCTCGTATTTTTTAATATTTGCCTGAGCGTCTCTGATGATATTTTTGCGTGTTACAATATCATCCTCCAGATCATCCAGCTCGCTTTTTATTTTTTGAATGCGGGTTTCCAAACCGGCAACATCATCCTCAAGGTCGGCAACCTCCATAGGCAGCTCACCTCTTACCTGGCGTATCTTATCAATCTTGCTGTGGATGGTTTGAAGTTCATATAAAGCTTTAAGCTTTTGTTCAACGGTTTGTTCCATTAAATATAGTATTTGACAGGGTTTGTATTTATTTCTGTTAAACGGACGGCAAAGTTACTAAATTTCTTTTGAATTATTTCACACAATAATTGCTGTGTAAATTGCTCACTTTCAAAGTGTCCCACATCTGCAATAACTATCTTACCCTCGGCATCAAAAAACTCATGATATTTATAGTCGGCAGTAACAAAAAAGTCGGCCCCGGCGGCAACGGCCTGCTTCAGCAAAAACCCTCCGGCCCCGCCGCAAACAGCTACCTTCTTAACGGTTTTATAGCGCAGTTCAGTATGTCGTATCACCTGCGCATTCAATTTATCTTTTACCATAGACAAAAATTGCTCTTCATCCATGGGTATTTCCAGTTCGCCTATCATTCCCGAGCCTACCTGCTGGTGCTGATTGGTAAGATTATACAGATCATAAGCCACCTCCTCATAAGGATGCGCCAATACCAGTGCCATCAAAATTTTGCTTTCCAGGTTAACCGGATAAATAGTTTCAATTTTAACCTCGCTTTCGGTGTGGCGTTCACCGGGCTCACCAACATAAGGCGTTGTATCGTCGCCGCCTTTAAAAGTGCCGCTGCCGGCGCTGCTAAAGCTACACTCGCTATAATTACCAATATTGCCTGCTCCCGCATGGAACAACGCGTTGCGTACCTGCTCCGCATGGCTATTGGGTACATAGGCAACCAGCTTTTTAAGCAAGCCTTGTTTGGGCGCTAACACACGGCAATTTTGTAAGCCTAATGTTTGACAAATACGGGCATTAACACCGGTGTCGATGTTATCCAGATTGGTGTGGATAGCGTAAATAGCAATGTTGTTACGGATAGCCTTTTCAACTACGCGCTCCACATAGGTTTTGCCATTAAATTTTTTAAGGCCTTTAAAAACTATAGGGTGATGAGATATAATGAGCTGGCAGCCAGTAGCAATGGCTTCGTCAACTACCGCTTCAATGCAATCTAATGATATTAATGCCTGATGGATCTCCATATCGGGATTGCCCACTATCAGACCGGCATTATCATAATCTTCCTGATAGCTAAGCGGCGCCAGGCTTTCCAGGTAAGCGGTAAGTTGAGCTAATTTCATATATGAGCTAAGCTATCAATATCGCGTTCAAATAGAAAATAAATTATTTATTTCAGTTTCAAAGGATCGACAAGGGGATCGAAAAAACTGCATAACAAACAGAGATCAAAACACCGGGCAATATTTTCTGTGGCGCTAACCCAACCGGTTTACCACTGCTTGCCTTGTTTTGATCTCTTTGTAAAAGATGCTTTGATCCTTTTATTTTCTTTTTGCCTTATTGCCTTTTACCTTGTTAAGGTCTGTTTGCAAAATACTTTTTAACTCTTTATCAAAATTGGTTAAAAGGCTATCGGCTAATTGTTGATCTATAATTTTCATTGTGTAAAGATTTAATTGTTAAACACTCATTTTAGCTATCTGGAAACTTTCGTAAGCCATTTTACGGTTAAAATCTGTAGCAATTTGTTTGTGGTTTACCAGGTCAACAATTGTACCTATGAAGCACAAACCACCGGTAAAGAAGTAAAGTATACCCATGCCTATTTGACCAACCAGGAAGCGCTGAATACCAGCTACGCCGAAAAAGCCAATTAAGGTAAAGATCAATATGTCTTGCGGGCTTTTGCGCTTGCCGGTGTAGATCAGGTAAAAGTGTTTCTTCTGATTGTCACTTAGCTCGGCAGTTGCCTGTTGCAAAAAGGTAAGTTCTTCGCTGGTTACACCTGGCATTGACATGTATGGGTTGCTGTAGTAGTCCATTGTAGTAAGTATTAGTTTGTTTGTTTTAGTTTGTTGATTCAAAAGTAAGTTACAAACTAAAACGGGCACATGCAAAATAGGTTAGCCTGTTCAACATCTCGGTGAAAATGGTTTTTTGGGCGGTGAAAAAATTGGATAAAGGATGAATATCGGTGAAAACAGCCGTTCGTTTACTCACCCCGACCACGCTTCGCTGTTCGGCCCTCTCTTCGCCTTCGGCGGAAAAAGGGTAAGTGGGAGATTGTAATTCCAATCTCCCCTCTCTATGCAGTAGAGAGGGGGCAGGGGTTGAGTCAAATTTTATTAGCTTTGCCTGTATAATATGAAGCTAAGCTACCGGCCCTTTGATCTGTTACTGAAGCACAGCTTCACCATTTCCGGTCATTCGCGGGTATCAACGCCGCTAATGTTGGTTGAAATTGAGCACGAAGGCTTTACCGGCTACGGCGAAGCCTCAATGGTGCCATATTTAGGCGAGAGCATTCAGAGTGCAACAGCCTATCTTGATAAAATAGATATAACCAAATTTAAGCATCCCTTCAAC
It encodes:
- a CDS encoding LytR/AlgR family response regulator transcription factor encodes the protein MEINSIIIDDEPNNIQNLQTILQTHCPNVKVLATAQNADDGIDLIKKYKPSLVFLDIQMPRRSGFDVLTAFNEPDFEVIFITAYDQYGIQAIKFSALDYLLKPINIQELQNAVIKAGKKINNKDKDKKLENLIANIKHGQKEMPKIALPTLKEIRYIKVDQIVRCEAFDNYTTIFTTGVEQILVCKTLKEFAELLKQYGFIRAHQSHLVNIEFVKSLLKEDGGTLLMDDNAKIPISRQNREDVKAALKRML
- a CDS encoding sensor histidine kinase, encoding MKRSALILVLITFACTVFAQSTTTVVYKTAEKESQVVTFDGYHKLPLEGLSSVWVSVAASRIDDIRLSMREPVYAHGYKPDPKYPTRKWLPKTPIILGVVYTKKKDNYPPRYTILSLSKSYTGYMMSSENGGVEVVAMGVNESNLSDYRFRAIENDSTVIIPWTVPKLEQKHGAKDAYGYLGKFYFPNKEITVEIVNTKNYNVRDAVVLNWRNHLKPEITSIIGYIKGKGSNTINLGLRPPIHISADALEAVNISFKDHQTIPYDIYWVMNSSKYHSKTDTACIRIGLRENTFSLSNEYFAVPGSYKILVYPVGTKDENRKRSVTFKVDSVAVYNKYYSVIQIVPYVLLALLAFGIYYMFNKRRLRKLRRQKEVANLKLGSVRAQLNPHFMFNALTSIQNLMHQQDTSGANHYLSKFADLTRQVLNATTAELISLEDELKIIEDSLQIEQLRFGFAYNVNVDENINIANTEVPAMLMQPFIENAAKHGVSNKLHNGKIDINIARQQNDLLLVITDNGSGFNTQNNVATGFGLKISRERIALLNQLYKEQPITLQIGSDANGTKITILLSDWL
- the aspS gene encoding aspartate--tRNA ligase translates to MLRTHTCGELNISHLGQLVTLCGWVQKSRDLGGTTFIDVRDRYGLTQLIFNTDTDATLREKSRELGREFVIKVSGTVIERTNKNTKIPTGEIEIAVSELEVLNAAKIPPFLIEDETDGGEELRAKYRYLDLRRNPIRNNLVLRHKMAQEVRKYLDGLNFIEVETPVLIKSTPEGARDFVVPSRMNAGEFYALPQSPQTFKQLLMVSGFDRYFQIVKCFRDEDLRADRQPEFTQIDCEMAFITQEDILNIFEGLTRHLFKNIKGIEFDNFPRMQYADAMRLYGSDKPDTRFGMQFVELNDLVKGKGLGIFDNAELVVGINAKGCAEYTRKQIDELTEWLKRPQIGATGMIYCRYNTDGTLKSSVDKFYNEEELAKWAAAFGAEQGDLMLLLAGNADKVRKQLNELRLEMGNRLGLRDKNKFSPLWVVDFPLLEWDEETERYHAMHHPFTSPKPEDIALLDTAPGEVRANAYDLVINGTEIGGGSIRIHDRTLQALMFKHLGFSPEEAQKQFGFLMDAFEYGAPPHGGIAFGFDRLTSIFAGLDSIRDVIAFPKNNSGRDVMIDSPSTIADAQLNELKIKTAL
- a CDS encoding FKBP-type peptidyl-prolyl cis-trans isomerase; the encoded protein is MKRYLLFFCVAIAAMSACKKSDKFDAAAQAKLDDAQIVKYLADSSITATKDESGLYYQIITPGAAVKPTTSNGIFITYEGKLMTNGTVFDSKTTPYYFPSMDGLIQGWQIGVPKIGKGGRIKLFIPSGLAYKNNDTGSIPANSVLIFDITLVNFN
- a CDS encoding serine hydrolase domain-containing protein: MRRILLLAGWLLLGSVAVGQRADRSLFIKDSLDMYINRAMTNWRIPGMAVCVVKDNQVVLMKGYGIKEMGLNEGVDENTLFMIGSNTKAFTATAAAMLADADKLSLDDKVSKYFPWFKLEDKAAAEMATVRDLLCHRLGLKTFQGDFTFYNSNLNRVQVIEKMALLKTSYPFRTKWGYTNSAFLMAGEIIPRVSGKTWEAYLKENIFAPLGMSNTIALTSELPKSLNRTVAHTLNDERLTPVPYGQLDNMAPAMSISSSVNDMSKWVMALLNNGKVGPRQVIPSTAIAATRTPQDIVGRVKHVTGESNYELYGLGWFLQDYAGHNLVMHDGGVTGYVSSVTLVPDERLGIVILTNTDQNDLYEALRWELLDVFLKRSFRNYSEQYLTRSKNEKAVQLQTDKKLRDSVALNLQPVPSVNGFTGTYHNNVYGNVTIVRGQNNDLEMRFEHHPRMFAKLQPLGGARFYATFSDPIYGKTVFPFTIENGRVVAVRVKVADFVESDPYEFRKVN